One Flavobacterium sp. 90 DNA segment encodes these proteins:
- a CDS encoding TMEM175 family protein produces the protein MNKTRLEAFSDGVLAIIITIMILEIKVPHGVEFADLKPLIPKFLSYVLSFIYVGIYWNNHHYLLHGLTKINGKILWANLHLLFWLSLIPVATGWMGEHNFEKAPLALYGIILLGCAVAYIVLQKMVLEAEGKDSLLRKAIGEDLKGKISTGLNIVGIVSSFYNEWISGGCYVVVALIWLVPDKRIERVFASKD, from the coding sequence ATGAATAAAACTAGACTTGAAGCTTTTAGTGATGGTGTTTTGGCTATTATAATCACCATAATGATTTTAGAAATAAAAGTGCCTCACGGAGTTGAGTTTGCAGATCTAAAACCGCTAATTCCTAAGTTTCTAAGTTATGTTTTAAGTTTTATTTACGTTGGAATTTACTGGAACAATCACCATTATTTACTTCATGGTCTTACCAAAATCAACGGAAAAATTCTTTGGGCAAATCTACATTTACTTTTTTGGCTTTCCTTAATTCCTGTTGCAACTGGTTGGATGGGTGAACATAATTTTGAAAAAGCACCTTTAGCACTTTATGGAATTATTTTATTGGGATGCGCAGTGGCTTATATTGTTCTTCAGAAAATGGTTTTGGAAGCAGAAGGGAAAGACTCGCTTTTAAGAAAAGCTATTGGTGAAGATTTAAAAGGTAAAATCTCAACAGGTCTTAATATTGTTGGAATCGTTTCTTCATTTTATAATGAATGGATTTCTGGTGGTTGTTATGTTGTTGTGGCTTTAATATGGCTTGTGCCGGATAAAAGAATCGAAAGAGTTTTTGCATCAAAAGATTAA
- a CDS encoding Crp/Fnr family transcriptional regulator produces MKTVFQSIQILPQKELEQLEDLITFRTLKKGELLLKENQICNEIYFIKKGILRSYFFNHQGDEITNCFAFENEFMASFSSFITQNVAEENIQALAETELQVLSRESLEKLYNSGIHWQEIGRKLTEMEYVTLQKRMISFQKLSGTQRYEELYQNHQKYLQLIPLQHLASYLGVTPRHLSRIRKAVL; encoded by the coding sequence ATGAAAACCGTTTTTCAATCGATTCAGATTTTGCCTCAGAAAGAATTAGAGCAGTTAGAAGATTTAATTACTTTTCGTACCCTTAAAAAAGGAGAACTTTTATTGAAAGAAAATCAGATTTGCAACGAAATCTATTTTATTAAAAAAGGAATTTTAAGGTCTTATTTTTTCAATCATCAAGGAGACGAAATCACGAATTGTTTTGCTTTCGAAAATGAATTTATGGCTTCCTTTTCCAGTTTTATAACTCAAAATGTCGCCGAAGAAAATATTCAGGCTTTAGCCGAAACAGAATTGCAGGTTTTAAGTCGTGAAAGTTTAGAAAAGCTTTATAACTCAGGAATTCATTGGCAGGAAATTGGGCGTAAACTCACTGAAATGGAATATGTAACACTTCAGAAACGAATGATTTCTTTTCAGAAATTATCTGGAACACAACGTTATGAAGAACTTTATCAGAATCATCAAAAATATCTTCAGTTGATTCCGCTTCAACATTTAGCATCTTATTTAGGTGTTACACCAAGGCATTTAAGCCGAATTCGAAAAGCGGTTTTATAG
- a CDS encoding NAD(P)H-dependent oxidoreductase gives MKKILIINGHPNPSSFNFGIAESYLKGAIASGSEVDTITIANLKFNPNLQFGYQKRTELEPDLIESWQKIKKADHLVWIHPIWWGGLPAITKGFIDRLFLPGMAFEHRENSVWWDKLLKGKTAHIITTLDQPSWYYKLVYGNPSVNQLKKTVLEFCGVKPVKVSYIGIIKTSDDFQKEKWLQKVYDFGLKNK, from the coding sequence ATGAAAAAAATACTGATCATTAATGGTCATCCAAATCCATCAAGTTTTAATTTTGGAATAGCCGAATCTTACTTAAAAGGCGCAATTGCTTCCGGATCAGAAGTAGATACAATTACAATTGCCAATTTAAAATTTAATCCAAATCTACAATTTGGTTATCAAAAGCGAACAGAATTGGAGCCTGATTTAATAGAATCCTGGCAGAAAATTAAAAAAGCAGATCATTTGGTTTGGATTCATCCCATTTGGTGGGGCGGACTTCCGGCAATAACAAAAGGATTTATTGATCGATTGTTTTTACCAGGAATGGCGTTTGAGCACCGGGAAAATTCTGTTTGGTGGGATAAATTGCTCAAAGGAAAAACAGCTCATATTATTACAACATTAGATCAGCCAAGTTGGTATTATAAATTGGTTTATGGAAATCCAAGTGTAAATCAATTAAAGAAGACTGTTTTAGAATTCTGTGGCGTAAAACCCGTAAAAGTGAGTTACATTGGGATCATAAAAACTTCTGATGATTTTCAAAAAGAAAAGTGGTTACAGAAAGTCTACGATTTCGGACTGAAAAATAAGTAA
- the dnaX gene encoding DNA polymerase III subunit gamma/tau, translated as MEQFVVSARKYRPQTFKDVVGQKAITNTLLNAIDSNHLASALLFTGPRGVGKTTCARILARKINQPGYDDPNEDFAFNVFELDAASNNSVDDIRNLIDQVRIPPQTGQYKVYIIDEVHMLSSAAFNAFLKTLEEPPKHAIFILATTEKHKIIPTILSRCQIFDFKRITVKDAKEHLAEVATSQGINFEDDALHIIAQKADGAMRDALSIFDRVVSYCGTNLTRQAVTENLNVLDYETYITITDLLLESKIPDLLLAYNDILAKGFDGHHFIAGLASHFRDLLVSKTPATITLLEVGEQAQQMYGVQAQKCSQDFLLKGIDIANDCDLKYKLSQNQRLLVELCLMQLASINFDGEKKKLSNS; from the coding sequence ATGGAACAATTTGTAGTATCGGCTCGTAAATATCGCCCACAGACCTTTAAGGATGTTGTAGGTCAGAAAGCCATTACCAACACTTTGTTGAATGCTATTGACAGTAATCACCTTGCTTCTGCCCTTTTATTTACAGGGCCTCGTGGAGTTGGTAAAACAACTTGCGCGCGTATTTTGGCTCGTAAAATAAACCAGCCCGGATATGATGATCCTAATGAAGATTTTGCTTTTAACGTTTTTGAGTTAGATGCTGCTTCAAACAACTCGGTTGATGATATTCGTAATCTGATTGATCAGGTTCGAATCCCGCCACAAACCGGACAATACAAAGTTTATATCATTGACGAGGTTCATATGTTGTCTTCGGCCGCTTTTAATGCTTTCCTGAAAACATTAGAAGAACCACCAAAACATGCTATTTTTATTTTAGCAACAACAGAGAAACACAAAATTATTCCAACGATTTTATCTCGTTGTCAGATATTTGATTTCAAAAGAATTACCGTAAAAGATGCTAAAGAACATTTGGCAGAAGTTGCTACAAGTCAGGGAATCAATTTTGAAGACGATGCTTTGCACATTATTGCTCAAAAAGCTGATGGTGCAATGCGTGACGCTTTATCTATTTTTGACCGTGTTGTTTCGTATTGCGGAACTAATTTAACGCGTCAGGCTGTAACCGAAAACCTAAACGTTTTAGATTACGAAACTTATATTACGATTACAGATTTACTTTTAGAAAGTAAGATTCCGGATCTTTTATTAGCTTACAATGATATTCTTGCAAAAGGTTTTGACGGACATCATTTTATTGCTGGTTTAGCTTCGCATTTCAGAGATTTATTAGTGAGTAAAACTCCCGCTACAATAACTTTACTTGAAGTTGGAGAACAAGCTCAACAAATGTATGGCGTTCAGGCACAGAAATGTTCTCAGGATTTTTTACTAAAAGGAATTGACATTGCAAATGACTGTGATTTAAAGTATAAATTAAGCCAAAACCAACGCCTTTTGGTCGAATTATGTTTGATGCAATTGGCCTCTATCAATTTTGATGGAGAAAAAAAAAAGTTGAGCAATTCATAA
- a CDS encoding NIPSNAP family protein, producing the protein MKLFLLTLLLIATSVVKAQSVTQTTPVYQLRIYEIFEKNKDIFHERFRDHAMRIMKKYNFKILSIYESKSDKKTEFVYFLEWPDQNTMKKAWNGFKADKEWIDIKKQYTEKYGDVIGNIEDRVLNKADYSPQ; encoded by the coding sequence ATGAAACTGTTTTTATTGACTTTATTATTAATCGCAACTTCGGTTGTAAAAGCACAAAGTGTAACACAGACAACTCCTGTTTATCAATTGCGTATTTATGAAATTTTCGAAAAGAATAAGGATATTTTTCATGAGCGATTTCGAGATCATGCAATGCGTATTATGAAAAAGTATAATTTTAAAATTTTATCTATCTACGAATCAAAATCAGATAAGAAAACCGAGTTTGTTTATTTTTTAGAATGGCCGGATCAAAACACAATGAAAAAAGCCTGGAACGGTTTTAAAGCCGATAAAGAATGGATCGATATAAAAAAACAATACACCGAGAAATATGGTGATGTCATTGGAAATATTGAAGATCGGGTTTTGAATAAAGCAGATTATTCGCCTCAATAA
- a CDS encoding cupin domain-containing protein: MKTPNPITTVDETEGQKLKIAGGNYRIIISGKQTNGEYAVIEMSVPVGAGPNPHAHPDFAETFFVLEGEVSFKSELGSYVAKKNSFVNIPKSGIVHGFKNLSDKPAKLLCTVTPAGLDDLFEEMSHYMETASSSNELEKKDNINSIFKKYGQTLYPENYFD, translated from the coding sequence ATGAAAACTCCAAACCCAATAACAACTGTCGACGAAACTGAAGGTCAAAAATTAAAAATAGCCGGAGGAAATTACCGAATCATTATTTCGGGAAAACAAACTAATGGAGAATATGCTGTAATCGAAATGTCGGTTCCGGTTGGAGCTGGACCAAATCCGCATGCGCATCCTGATTTTGCAGAGACTTTTTTTGTTTTGGAAGGAGAAGTTTCATTCAAATCAGAATTAGGAAGTTATGTGGCGAAGAAAAACTCTTTTGTCAATATTCCAAAAAGCGGAATTGTTCATGGCTTTAAAAACTTAAGCGATAAACCTGCCAAACTTTTATGTACCGTAACTCCAGCCGGATTAGATGATTTGTTTGAAGAAATGTCACATTATATGGAAACAGCGTCTTCAAGCAATGAATTGGAGAAAAAGGATAACATAAATTCGATTTTTAAAAAGTACGGACAAACACTTTATCCTGAGAATTATTTTGATTAA
- a CDS encoding BON domain-containing protein, producing MKVKSILLGLCLAFSLVACGPKDADIQKEIAAKISALPGVDVTVKDGVATISGICKDEALKQNAESIVKGIKGVKSVVNNCEIAAPEPVATEAPVEINPDAVLTTSVNDVVKTYSGVTAAIKDGVVTLTGTIKKEQLPNLIKSVQELKPKKVENKLTIK from the coding sequence ATGAAAGTTAAATCAATTTTATTAGGACTGTGCCTTGCTTTTTCATTAGTAGCTTGTGGCCCTAAAGACGCAGATATTCAAAAAGAAATTGCTGCAAAAATAAGTGCTTTGCCAGGTGTTGACGTGACTGTAAAAGATGGAGTTGCAACGATATCAGGTATTTGTAAAGACGAAGCTCTTAAACAAAATGCAGAGAGCATCGTTAAAGGTATAAAAGGTGTAAAATCTGTAGTGAATAACTGTGAGATTGCGGCTCCGGAACCTGTAGCGACGGAAGCTCCTGTTGAAATTAATCCGGATGCAGTTTTAACTACTTCGGTAAATGATGTTGTAAAAACGTATAGTGGTGTGACTGCTGCGATTAAAGATGGCGTTGTAACTCTTACAGGAACGATCAAAAAAGAGCAATTACCAAACTTGATCAAAAGTGTACAGGAATTGAAGCCTAAAAAAGTTGAAAATAAGTTAACTATTAAATAA
- a CDS encoding LysM peptidoglycan-binding domain-containing protein: protein MSLLDKYKELTDLATNLGIANLQVREQDNVLYIDGTAKSAADKDQVWDAYGKLDPEFRSADVVMNIVVAEGTTTEYTVVSGDSLSKIGRAHGVSWEAIFEANRDLIKNPDLIQAGWKIKIPTA from the coding sequence ATGAGTTTACTGGATAAATACAAAGAGTTAACAGATTTGGCGACTAATTTAGGAATCGCAAATTTGCAAGTAAGAGAGCAGGATAATGTGCTTTATATTGACGGAACAGCAAAATCAGCTGCAGATAAAGATCAGGTTTGGGATGCTTACGGAAAGTTAGATCCTGAATTTAGATCGGCAGATGTGGTAATGAATATTGTAGTTGCCGAAGGAACAACAACAGAATATACTGTTGTAAGTGGTGATTCTCTATCGAAAATAGGAAGAGCACACGGCGTTTCCTGGGAAGCAATTTTTGAAGCTAATAGAGATCTTATTAAAAACCCTGACTTGATTCAGGCAGGTTGGAAAATAAAAATACCAACAGCATAA
- a CDS encoding cation:dicarboxylase symporter family transporter: MNITAPKSSKKPKKSTFKVIITNLTFWVLIAIIAGILLGHFSPENGVKMEILGKRFIDIIKLFIGPIIFLTIVLGISGMGNLKKVGRIGIKALGYFEVVSTVALAIGVSVAYLFKPGKIDRSGLTLGDASQYTSGTAKHFSWLEFFFSNFTLQVLLAAIVCGIALNFYKKREQTILVLERFSKVVFLGLKYVMYLAPIGAFGGMAFTIGKFGLQTLIPLGKLMLCVYLTMALFVFLVLGSILRYYKISILSILKYIKEELLLVLGTSSSEAALPSIMVKLEQMGCSKSVVGLVIPTGYSFNLDGTSIYLSMSVIFLAQLYDVHLSFFEILSVIGILMVTSKGAAGVTGSGFIVLASTLTALHKIPVEGLAFLLGVDKFMSEARAITNLIGNTVATIIISKTEHDFTELNLEPVLEE, encoded by the coding sequence ATGAATATAACCGCCCCAAAATCTTCTAAGAAACCAAAGAAAAGTACTTTTAAAGTCATCATAACCAATCTTACTTTTTGGGTTCTGATTGCTATTATCGCAGGTATTTTGCTTGGACATTTTTCGCCTGAAAATGGTGTGAAAATGGAAATACTAGGAAAAAGATTCATTGATATTATCAAACTTTTTATTGGTCCGATTATCTTTCTAACGATTGTTTTAGGAATTTCCGGAATGGGAAATCTGAAAAAAGTAGGCCGAATTGGAATAAAAGCTCTCGGATATTTTGAAGTGGTTTCGACCGTAGCTTTGGCTATTGGAGTTTCTGTTGCTTATCTTTTTAAACCTGGAAAAATTGATAGATCAGGATTGACTCTTGGCGATGCAAGTCAATATACAAGTGGTACTGCCAAACATTTTTCGTGGTTAGAGTTTTTCTTTTCGAACTTTACTTTGCAGGTTTTATTGGCAGCGATTGTTTGCGGTATTGCCTTGAATTTTTATAAAAAAAGAGAACAAACGATTTTAGTTTTAGAACGTTTTTCGAAAGTAGTTTTCCTTGGATTAAAATACGTAATGTATTTAGCTCCAATCGGTGCTTTTGGTGGAATGGCTTTTACGATTGGTAAATTTGGTTTACAAACTTTGATTCCGCTTGGGAAATTGATGTTATGTGTTTATTTAACCATGGCGTTATTTGTGTTTCTGGTTTTGGGAAGTATTTTGAGATATTATAAAATCAGTATTCTTTCGATTTTAAAATATATTAAAGAAGAACTTTTATTGGTTTTAGGAACTTCGTCTTCAGAAGCCGCTTTGCCAAGTATTATGGTAAAATTGGAACAAATGGGTTGTAGTAAATCGGTTGTGGGTTTAGTGATTCCAACTGGTTATTCTTTTAATCTTGACGGAACTTCGATTTATTTATCGATGTCGGTGATATTTTTGGCACAGTTGTATGATGTTCATTTGAGTTTTTTCGAAATATTAAGTGTTATCGGAATCCTGATGGTAACGTCAAAAGGTGCGGCAGGAGTAACCGGAAGCGGATTTATAGTTCTAGCGTCGACTTTGACGGCTTTGCATAAGATTCCGGTCGAAGGTTTGGCCTTTTTACTGGGAGTTGATAAATTTATGAGTGAAGCGCGAGCAATAACCAATTTAATTGGAAATACTGTGGCGACAATTATAATCTCGAAAACAGAGCATGATTTTACAGAGTTGAATTTGGAACCTGTTTTGGAGGAGTAA
- a CDS encoding 2-dehydropantoate 2-reductase has protein sequence MKRIGILGLGGVGGYFGALLAKAYFGSDAIEIVFIARGETQRIIAQDGLKIVTDESEFIVRPKLVSNNPDEIGQLDYLICATKTYDIEESLLSLKKCILPETVILPLYNGVDAPERIQELFPENVVLEGCVYIISMIFSPGTIRKMGFYEKLFFGSKTASKSKLEELQNILQKAKIESYLVDNIEETVWEKFIFISALASATSYLNENIGDILRNPESKELYVQLIHEIVAVANAKGLKLPDDIVEQTIVKLEKSPKEATSSMHRDLLASKNTEAISLTQFVVKEGAKYNVETPAYKKIADVLLPQ, from the coding sequence ATGAAAAGAATCGGAATCTTAGGACTTGGCGGAGTTGGTGGTTATTTTGGAGCACTTTTGGCGAAAGCTTATTTTGGATCGGATGCGATTGAAATTGTCTTTATTGCACGTGGAGAAACGCAAAGAATAATTGCTCAGGACGGATTAAAAATCGTTACTGATGAATCTGAATTTATTGTTCGTCCAAAATTGGTTTCGAATAATCCGGATGAAATTGGACAATTAGATTATTTAATTTGCGCTACCAAAACCTATGATATTGAAGAAAGTTTACTTTCGCTAAAAAAATGTATTCTTCCGGAAACGGTGATTCTTCCTTTATATAATGGAGTTGATGCACCGGAACGTATTCAGGAGTTATTTCCTGAAAATGTAGTTTTGGAAGGTTGTGTTTATATTATTTCGATGATTTTTTCGCCAGGAACAATTCGTAAGATGGGTTTTTATGAAAAGTTATTTTTTGGTTCTAAAACGGCTTCAAAATCAAAATTAGAAGAATTGCAAAACATCTTGCAAAAGGCAAAAATCGAAAGTTATTTGGTTGATAATATTGAAGAAACGGTTTGGGAGAAATTTATCTTTATTTCGGCGTTGGCTTCTGCAACTTCCTATTTAAATGAAAATATTGGCGATATTTTACGCAATCCCGAATCTAAAGAACTTTATGTTCAATTGATACATGAAATTGTAGCAGTTGCCAATGCTAAAGGCTTGAAATTGCCTGATGATATTGTAGAACAAACAATCGTAAAATTAGAGAAGTCACCAAAAGAAGCGACTTCATCTATGCATAGAGACTTATTGGCAAGCAAAAATACAGAAGCAATTTCATTGACTCAGTTTGTAGTAAAAGAAGGCGCTAAATACAATGTCGAAACTCCTGCTTACAAAAAAATTGCTGACGTTTTATTGCCACAATAA
- a CDS encoding response regulator transcription factor: protein MKRLLLAEDDFDFAGILKKYLELHQFEVIWAENGEIALDYFKNQDFDICVFDVMMPKLDGFSLAEKIITINPEIPFIFLTARKLKEDKITGLKLGADDYIIKPFEVDELVLRLQNILKRIEQKRTLEGNNIIEIGSYVFDNERLTLNNKNHVQQLTEMEASLIEYLYLNHNQLLKRDQILMSVWKKDDYFSGRSMDVFISRLRKYFNSDPKISIESTRNIGLEFKIEKP, encoded by the coding sequence TTGAAAAGATTACTTTTAGCTGAAGACGATTTTGATTTTGCCGGAATTTTAAAAAAATATTTAGAATTACATCAATTTGAAGTAATCTGGGCAGAAAATGGAGAAATAGCTTTAGACTATTTTAAAAACCAGGATTTTGATATTTGTGTTTTTGACGTCATGATGCCAAAATTGGACGGATTTTCATTGGCCGAAAAAATAATTACGATTAATCCTGAGATTCCATTTATTTTTCTAACAGCAAGAAAGTTAAAAGAAGACAAAATCACCGGATTAAAACTTGGTGCTGACGACTATATCATAAAACCTTTTGAAGTTGATGAACTGGTTTTGCGTTTGCAGAATATCCTAAAGAGAATCGAGCAAAAAAGAACTCTGGAAGGAAACAATATAATTGAAATTGGCTCTTATGTTTTTGATAATGAAAGATTAACACTGAATAATAAAAATCATGTCCAGCAACTTACAGAAATGGAAGCTTCGCTAATTGAGTATTTATATCTGAACCATAATCAGTTATTAAAGAGAGATCAAATTTTAATGTCGGTGTGGAAAAAAGATGATTATTTCTCAGGACGAAGTATGGATGTTTTTATCAGCAGACTTAGAAAATATTTCAATTCAGATCCAAAAATCAGTATTGAAAGTACACGTAATATTGGCTTAGAATTTAAAATAGAAAAACCTTGA
- a CDS encoding HAMP domain-containing sensor histidine kinase has product MKQRINLLIAFSVIALIVLSTVQCYLVKTTYDYKVAQFHTEIKNEIAQISNNYSDIDSAIVSRKEALYKNLSENYLKGKTTKFDVKKGILDNEFQDALTQKIKRKFERDLPNLKIDFAIVLNKFILYQNRKKADTIFSQKPFIQNKLYGNLISLNHAFLVRNYVGTTNGTYANQDYKLLTEDSMYVSVIDWEMIILRRMTVVLILSLLSILTLITLFVIAIKALIKQKKVSDVKTDFINNITHELKTPLATLSISTKILENKNIRDNDENFNSIVNTISRQNNRLQNLIDQVMANSLAENEIELQKEKIETEDFLTAIVNDFKITFPKINLQTDFQTQKTILVLDKFHLTTAFLNVLENAVKYGSNTITIKTRIVQNQFSISIEDDGIGIEKNKQSLLFEKFYRVEQGNLHNTKGLGLGLYYVNQIIKAHQGTINVVSDLGKGTQFTILLKI; this is encoded by the coding sequence ATGAAACAAAGAATCAATTTATTAATCGCATTTTCTGTTATCGCTTTGATCGTTTTATCGACGGTTCAATGCTATTTGGTAAAAACGACATACGATTATAAAGTGGCGCAATTTCATACGGAAATTAAAAATGAAATCGCCCAGATATCAAACAACTACAGTGATATAGATTCTGCAATTGTTTCCAGAAAAGAAGCCCTTTATAAAAATTTATCAGAGAATTACCTTAAAGGAAAAACAACCAAATTTGATGTAAAAAAAGGGATTCTTGACAATGAATTTCAAGATGCATTAACACAAAAAATTAAACGTAAGTTCGAACGCGATTTACCGAATCTTAAAATTGATTTTGCAATTGTACTAAATAAATTCATTTTGTATCAAAACAGAAAAAAAGCAGATACAATTTTCTCTCAAAAGCCTTTTATTCAAAATAAATTATACGGAAACCTGATTTCTCTAAATCATGCTTTTCTGGTTCGCAATTACGTTGGAACCACAAACGGAACTTACGCCAATCAGGATTACAAATTATTGACAGAAGATTCAATGTACGTTTCTGTAATCGACTGGGAAATGATTATTCTGAGACGAATGACAGTTGTTTTGATTTTGTCTTTATTATCTATTTTAACGCTTATAACGCTATTTGTAATTGCAATAAAAGCCTTAATTAAACAGAAAAAAGTAAGCGATGTCAAAACAGATTTTATCAATAATATTACACACGAACTAAAAACGCCATTGGCAACTTTAAGTATTTCGACTAAAATCCTGGAGAACAAAAATATTCGTGACAATGATGAAAACTTCAACTCGATTGTCAATACGATTTCACGCCAAAACAATCGTTTACAAAACTTGATCGATCAGGTTATGGCAAATTCGCTGGCTGAAAATGAAATTGAATTACAAAAAGAAAAGATAGAAACCGAAGATTTTCTTACTGCAATTGTGAATGATTTTAAAATTACATTCCCAAAAATCAATCTTCAAACTGATTTTCAAACGCAGAAAACAATTTTAGTTTTAGATAAATTTCATCTCACAACGGCTTTTTTAAATGTTTTGGAAAATGCTGTAAAATATGGTTCAAATACAATTACGATAAAAACAAGAATAGTCCAAAATCAATTTTCTATTAGTATTGAAGATGACGGAATTGGAATTGAAAAGAACAAACAATCCCTACTTTTCGAAAAATTCTACCGTGTAGAACAAGGAAATCTTCATAATACAAAAGGCTTAGGTTTAGGTTTGTATTATGTCAATCAAATTATAAAAGCGCATCAGGGCACAATTAACGTTGTGAGTGATTTAGGAAAAGGAACTCAGTTTACTATTTTATTAAAAATTTAA